The following is a genomic window from Polycladomyces zharkentensis.
CACTACTTTCAGTCTGTATTTTACCGGTGCTGTAGGCGGTTTGTATTTGGCAGCAGCGATCATATCCGGCTTGGCATTTTTGTTCTTTCACATACGCATGTGGTATGAACCGGATGATCGCACCGTGTGGGCGAAACGAACATTTTTCGCTTCACTGTTTTACTTGATGGTTTTGTTTGCCTCTATGGCGATTGATTCACTGCTTTCGTTCTTCGTTTTCTCCTGAAAAGGGGGGCTGTTAAGGTATGATAAAATCTGGTGAGAAACCAACCAACCTCTTTCCATTGGCGCTCGTCACCCTTGTTGGGTTGTTTTTGGTCAATATCTTGGGCTTTATTGACACCCAAACCGGTTCAGAGCTAGGATGTGGGAGAGACTGGCCGTTTTGTAAAGGGGGGATCATTCCTGCCGAGTGGGATTTTCATACGGCTATTGAGTTTATTCATCGATTGATTGTGGTCATTGATCTCGTTCTCTTGGTCTTCCTGACTGTAGCCACATGGAAACGATACCGAACAAGAAAAGAGATCCGGGTTCTAATGGGGATCTGTTTTGCTGGCTTTGTTGGGGAAGCTGCTCTGGGAGCGATGACTGTTTTATTTGATAATCCCCCTTCAGTGCTAGCCCTTCATATGGGATTGTCACTCGTCTCATTTAGCGCTTTGTATTTGTGGACGGCCATCCTTCGACAGATCGAAACCGGAAAAGGCCAAATGCTTGTCACACGCGAGACCGACCGTGTGAAACAGCTGGGCAAATGGGCATGGGGAACGTTCATTTCCTGTTTTTTGGTCATCTATTTTGGTTCGTATGTTTCGTTCACCGGATCGGGAGTCTATTTCCAGGGATGGCCCTTTCCAACGGAGTCCTACAGTCAGGTGCATGAAGCCTTGTTCATTGATTGGACTCACCGACTCATGGCCTTTGCGTTGTTGTTGTTGATTCTGAGAATGAACCTCTTGGCTTATCGGATACGCTTGGAAAGAAAAGATTTATGGACAGGGAGCATTCACGCCCTTCTTCTGGCTGTTCTGCAAATACTCAGCGGTGCACTGCTGATTTTCACAAAGTTGCACCTAGTGGCGTTTCTACTCCATGTTTCGATCGTGACCCTGTTGGTTTGTTCTTTAAGTTTGCTGGGATTCAAAACATTGCTTTCCACAAGGGGACTGACCTTGACCCGTCAGAACGGGTAACCCTCAAGCGTTCATAACGGAAAAATCCATCTCGAAAAGGAAGTGAAAAAATGAGCCAAGCTGTAAGCACCTACGAAGGATGGTTTGTCTATCATGATTTTCGCAAGATCGATTGGAACAAATGGAAATCCATCCACCCCTCCAAAAGGGAACAAATGATGCAAGAGTTGCTTGACACCATCCGGGAATGGTCATCGGTTGAGAACAACCGTAAAGGCAGCTTTGGTCAATATGCCGTCCTTGGGCATAAAGCCGATCTGTTGTTTGTTCATCTTCGCCCCACAATCGACGAATTAAACGAAGTAAAGTTGCAGTTTGACAAACTGGATTTTGCCGATGTCACTTCAACTCCCTATTCCTTTACTTCCGTTGTTGAACTCAGTTCTTACACGATTCCTCCGGGTACCGATCCCTTTAGTGATCCTGCTTTCCGGGAACGTCTCGAACCGATCCTGCCAAAAACGCAATATGTATGTTTCTACCCCATGAATAAGCGGAGACTCGGGGACGATAACTGGTATATGCTCTCGGTTGAAGAACGCAGAAAAATGATGAAAAGCCACGGCATGATCGGCCGTTCGTATGCGGGTAGGGTTCGGCAGATCATTACAGGTGCGATCGGCTTCGATGATTGGGAATGGGGAGTTTCCTTGTTTTCAGACGACCCCTTGACTTTCAAAAAGCTGGTAACTGAAATGAGGTTTGATGAGGTAAGTGCGCGGTTTGGCGAATTTGGCCCCTTTTACGTCGGTTGCAGGCTGACGAGTGACGGGTTGAATGCTTTGCTCAGCGACAACATCAAATGATCCCATTGAAAAAGGAAGAATGAACCTCTCCTGAGTTGATGGACAAACCCTCGACTTTTTCGAAAGAAATGGCCGAGGGTTTGATATTTCAGCGATACGAGCGACAATCCCAAACGCGACCGAGTTTCGATTCCGAAAGCGCAGGAGCAGATCGTGGGCAAATTCCCTCATGAATCGTACTTTGCCCGTACCCGCTCCCGGTTCGCAGCGGCCAAGACCGGGTTCCTTGCAGTACAGGTGGTGTAAAGCCTCTTAACTCTCTTGTGTTATTTTGGTATATTGATATCGACCAAAGTTCATATCCATTCATGAAAAGGAACCTGATCGTTCATTTCGTTTTCGGAAGGAAAGGAAATTGATGATCATGGGACTCCTTCATCATGACGTGACGTTGTTGAACTTTGGCGACGCTTATCCTTGGCAACGTGAGCTGTCCGGCTTTGCCGACGAATGGATCGAGCTTACGGACATCACGGAGGCCCATCTGTTTTGCTCGCACGAAGCGTTGACAGAAATTGGTCATCGGCTGTCCGGCCGGACCAGTCGCGGGATCACGTATATCGGAAGCGGAAATTACCACTATGTCACGTATCTTTTGCTCAGCAAAATCAACCGGCCATTCAGCCTCGTCCTGTTTGACAACCACACCGATGCGAAGCTGACGGACGGCATGTCCGGGCTGTTGTCGTGCGGATCGTGGGTGGCCGAGGCGGCAGCGCGCTTTCCGCATCTGCGGCAAGTGCTGATCGTCGGGGTTTGTGCGGAGCAAAATCACTCTCCCTCTGAATCTCTCGGTAAAACCGTCCTTTGGCCGAGCGTAGGGGAACCGCAGAAACTGCTTTCCGTGATTCCGACTGAAGACGTTTATATCAGTATCGACAAGGATGTATTGGATCGTTCGTTTGCCGTAACCAACTGGGATCATGGAAACATGCATCTGCGGGAACTGCTCGCGGCACTGCAAACACTCGTCCGGCAGAAGAACGTCCTCGGTATCGACGTCTGCGGCGAACTGCCGGTACCCCCTGCTGAAGTCTGGCGTTACACCGATCAACTCCGTCTGAACGAGCAGGCCAATCTGGCCATCCTCCAATCCGTGCTGTGCGCGTAGTCCGCTGAGGCAGAAACATGCGGTGGGACAGCCGGATTTCCGCTCCGCACCCGGCCGTAAGCAGCCATCCCCAAAAAGTGAATGAACACCACGATTCGAACAGTGCCATATCAAAATTGGAGTCGCGGCGGCTACCCATTTTTCGAAAACTTTCATGGGAAGGTGACCGAAAATGAAGTACCGTCGTCTTGGAAACTCCGGATTGAAAGTAAGCGAAATCAGCCTGGGAAGCTGGCTGACATATGGCGGCTATGTCGGTAAAGAGCAGGCGATCTCCATCATCGACAAGGCCTACGAACTGGGTATCAACTTCTTCGACACGGCCAACATTTATATGAACGGCGAAGCGGAGAAGATCGTCGGTGAGGCCTTACGGAAGTATCCCCGCGAATCGTACGTGCTGGCGACAAAAGTTTGGGGACCGATGGGCGAACGTCCCAACGACCGGGGATTGTCCCGCAAGCACATCATGGAACAGTGCGAAGCCAGCTTGAAACGGCTGGGTCTAGATTACATCGACGTATACTACTGCCACGCCTTCGACTACGACACGCCCATGGAAGAAACCCTGCGGGCGATGGACGATCTCGTCCGGCAGGGCAAAGTGTTGTACATTGGTATCAGCAACTGGACAGCGGCGCAAATCGCCGAAGCAGTTTCCATCGTGGATCAATATCTGCTGCACCGGATTGTGGTGAATCAGCCGCTGTACAACATGTTTGCGAGGGAGATCGAGGAGGAAATCATTCCGCTGTGTGAGCGGAACGGCATCGGACAAGTCGTCTACTCGCCACTTGCCCAGGGCGTGCTTGCCGGCAAATACAAAGCGGTGACAGATGCGCCTGCGGGCAGTCGGGCAACCGACAAACACGGCACGGAGACGGTAAAATCGTGGCTGAAAGAGGAAAACTTGCGCAAGGTGGAACGTCTGCGTCCGATCGCCAAAGAACTCGGACTATCCTTGGCTCAGCTGGCGCTGGCCTGGACGCTGCGCCAACCGAACGTCTCCAGTGCGATCATCGGGGCGAGCAGGCCCGAACAGGTGGAAGACAATATCAAAGCCTCGGGAGTGGTGATTCCGGACGAGGCACTGGCGAAGATCGACGAGATTTTGCAGGCATCCTGATGTCAAAATGCAAAGCATCCGGCAGTTCAGACCGAGATTCATATACAAATGCAACAAGCCGGTTCCCCCTATGGAGAGGGAGCCGGTTTTTTCGTTGTTGGGTCTTGGATGTTATGGCTAAATGATTTCGGACTTTTTCGAATCAAGGATGGAGTCCGCATGTATCTTTCACGGAGTACCAGCTGTGCCGTGTGTTGACCTGCCCTGGCCGACTTGTTTTTTTCCACGAATTAGTATATAATAAGTTTGTCGTTGTTATCAGCCGCTTGGTATGAGTGCTAACAACCTACGCAGTCGGTGATTTCGGCAGAAGACTTTGGCAGCGCTGCAAACGGTCTTGCTGTCCGGGATGGCCACTCTCTTTCATTTACCTTTCTTCTCTCTTTGGTGATAGATTCCACATCTAGCCAAATGGGGGGATGTAAATGAAAGCACTGTTGTTAGCTGGCGGGTTGGGAACACGTTTGAGACCTCTGACTGAACACCTCCCCAAGCCCATGGCTCCGGTCGTCAATCGGCCATGGCTTGAACACCTCATCCTACACCTCAAATCTCAAGGCATTTCTGAGTTCGTCATTGCTGTCAAACACAACGCGGATGTCATTCGGAGATACTTCGAAGACGGGAGCAAATTCGGCGTTCGCATTGAGTACAGCCAGGAGCCTGAGCTGCTCGGTACAGCTGGGGCCATCAAGCATGCGGAACAGTTGTTGACGGATCGGTTCATCGTCGTGAACGCCGACATCATCAATCATGTCGAGCTTGTGCCGTTGCTGGAATTCCATCAGACGAACGGTGCGCTGGTCACGATTGGGTTGACGGAAGTGGATGACCCCTCTCACTACGGTGTAGTCCTGCAAACCATGTCGGGCCGGATTGTCCGCTTTGTGGAGAAACCGCCCCGTCACGCCGCGCCTTCCAATCGTATCAATGCGGGCATTTACGTGATGGAGAAAGAGGCGTTGAAATGGATTCCGGCCGGGCGCGAGGTGTCGATCGAGCGTGAGACATTCCCGACGCTGATTCGCAAAGGGTTCCCCGTTTACGGCTGGCTCGTGCGTGGCTACTGGCTGGATATGGGGACGCTCGACCGTTATCTTGCGTTGCACCGGGATGTTCTCGACGGCAAGTGCGCTCTTCAGCTTTCTTACCCTGAGCAAAAAGAAGGCATATGGACAGGTGCGGACGTCGACATATCCGACGATGTGACGCTGGTACCACCCGTGGTCATCGGAAACGGCGTGAAGATTGGTCACGGTTGCGTGGTCGGTCCCTATGCGGTGCTGGGTGACAAAGTGACAGTTGAATCCGGTAGCGCTTGCTCACACTCCGTCGCCTTGCCGGGTGCTCGCCTCGAGAGCAACCGTACAATCCGTAACGCCATCTTCGGCCAGGACTTTTTTGTTGAAGTACAACCTCCAGTTTATGCAGTCAACAAGAAGGTGGTTCAAAGATGAGTCATGTTGCGTATGTCAGCACGTATGTACCGAAGCGGTGCGGCCTCGCCACCTACACCGACCATCTCCGGCAGTACGTCCGGAACGCGGAGAAAGGGTGCGAGTCCGATACCGTGATCTCGATCGTCAACCAAAGCGACGACTTGCAGGCGTACGACCCGTCGCTGTGGTTTCTCCGTCGCGATGTCCGCGAGGATTACCGCAAGTTGGCCCAACGCGTAAACGACAGCCCGGTCACCGTGATTTCGCTGCAGCACGAGTTCGGGATATTCGGCGGCGACGCCGGCGAATACGTGTTGGATTTCGTGCGCGAATTGCGCAAGCCGTTAGTCACCACATTCCACACGGTACTTGAGTCTCCCCAAGAGCCCCATCGCAGTGTGCAAGAGGAAATTGCGCGACACAGCGACCGCATTGTGGTAATGAATCGGCGGGCCATCGACCTGTTGGTCAATCAGTATCAATTGCCGAAGAGCAAATTGATGTACATCCCGCACGGCACCCCGGTGTCATCGCCGGACCGGCGCGAACCGATGCGCAAGCAACTTGGCTGGACTGACAAGCGAGTCGTGATGACATTTGGGCTGCTCAGCCGAAACAAGGGCATTGAACTGATCCTCAAAGCCTTGCCAGAAGTGGTTCGCCGGATTCCGAACGTCCTGTACGCCATCGTTGGCCAAACCCACCCTGAGGTGAAAAAACACGAAGGAGAAGCGTACCGGGAACAGCTGAACGAGATGATCCGGGAGCTCAATTTGGAGCAACACGTCGTGATGATCGACCGCTACCTCTCCGAGGACGAGTTGGTCGACCACATTATGGCTTGCGATCTGTACGTCACACCGTATCCCGGCATGCAACAGATCACGAGCGGAACGCTGGCCTACGCGGTGGGACTGGGTCGGCCTGTCTTGAGCACGCCGTACGTGTACGCACAAGACTTACTCGGTGAATTTGAGGATCTGCTCATCCCATACGGCGACGTGGATGCTTGGGCGCAGGCCATCGGCCGTCTCTTGTCCGATTCCGCCACTTTGCAGCAATGGGAGCGGCGAATCCAGCAGATTGGGCGCGAGATGTCTTGGCCGCGAGTCGGCGAGTCGCACGCCCGGTTGTTCGGTGAGCTGTCGCAGACACACCGGAAGTTTGAATCTGAAGGCAACGTCGTTGGGTCCGTTTCCCGTTAAACTGACCCACCTGCGCCGGCTCACCGACGACACGGGAATGATCGAACACTGCATCGGGAAAATCCCACGTCGAAAGGAAGGCTATTCCACGGACGACAACGCCCGGGCGCTTTGGGCATGCGTCGAATGGGGCCGATACGCCCATCGCACCTGGAACAACGAAGCAGGTGAACAATTGTCCGACCTGGCCGACACGTACCTGGCGTTCTTGGCTTGGGTACAAAAAGATGACGGTCACTTCCACAACAATGTCGCGTATGACCGCCAATGGGAACCTGAGCAGCCGTCGGACGACTGCCTGGGACGCGTCCTGTGGGCCACTGCGACTGCTGCGGTGTGGGATCTCAACCGGGATCGAGCCCGCGTAGCCCAGCGTTTGTGCCGAAACGGGTTTCGTGCGATCGGCAGCATCCAGTTTCCGCGCGGCATGGCGCACGTACTGTCAGCGGCGAGTCTGCTTGTGCGTGAAGCGGAAGCGAATCCTGAATTGGAACAACCGTTCCGAGATTGGGTGCTGCATGAGCTGCCGACTGTCGCTCAGCAGCTCGGCGAACGACTGCTCCATCAATACCGCAGCCATGCCAAACCGGGATGGCGGTGGTTTGAGGACACCATGACCTACAGCAACGGCGTCTTCCCCTGGGCGTTGTTCCACTGGCATGAGACGTTCCCGTCCAGTGAGGCGAAACAGACGGCCAAGGACAGCCTTGATTTCCTGATCGAAAAAATGACGGGATCACACGGCGTGATCCGGCCGATCGGCAACCGCGGATGGTGCACGCCGCAAAGCACCAGCCAATGGGATCAACAACCGGTGGAAGTGATGAAGTTGGCGATGGCCTGCCAACAAGCGTACAAGGTCACCGGTGAAAAGGGTTACCTGACGGTGCTGGACAAGTGCCGGGCATGGTTCCACGGTAAAAACGACCTCGGTGTACCGATGGCCGATGCGTCGGACGGTTCCAGTTGCGACGGACTGACCGAGAACGGCCCCAATCGCAATCGAGGCGCCGAATCCACATTGGCCTACTTGATCACGGAAGCGATTTTCCATCAAACCATGGAGGGGGATGACGATGAGTGTGCTGACGAATAAGGACAACGCGATCGTTTCGCATGTGTTTCGGGAGTATGACATCCGGGGAATCGTCGGCGAAGAAATCCACGAGTCATTCGCCTACTGGTTGGGTCGGGCGTTTGCGCGCCGGGTGCGCGCGGAAGGCCAACGAACGGTGGTCGTTGGACGCGACAACCGGCAAAGTTCGCCCGCGCTTGCCCGTGCGGTCGCCGCGGGGCTGGGTGACGAACAGTGTGAAGTATTGGACATCGGGGAAGTCACCTCGCCGATCTTCTATTTCAGCCTCGAACACCTCAATGTCCCGTCCGGCATCATGGTCACGGCGAGCCACAACCCTCCCAACGAGAACGGATTCAAAGTGGCGCAGAACAAGACGACCCTGTTCGGCGAATCGGTCAAAAGCCTGTACAAGGAAATGGTGGCTGTAGCCGAAGAAACCGGCGCCAAACCGGTCATTCGGCAGGACGTTCCGACGAAAGCGGTTGACATTCGCACGCCGTACCTCGACATGTTGCAACAAAAGATCCAATTGGGCGACCGCAAGTTGAAAGTGGTCGTGGACTGCGGCAACGGTACCGCGTCTTCGTTCGCACCGGAGGCACTGAGGCTTTGGGGATGTGAAGTTGTGCCCCTGTACTGCACGTCGGACCCGACGTTCCCAAACCACCATCCAGACCCCGTTGATCCGAAGAACCTCACAGACCTCATCCGGATGGTGAAGGAGACGGGGGCGGACCTCGGGATCGCATTTGACGGCGATGGCGACCGCCTCGGTGTGGTGGACGAAACCGGTCGCATCCGCTGGGGAGACCAGTTGATGATTCTTTACTGGCGTGAAATCCTGCCCAAATACCCGGGATGTGATGCGTTCGTCGAAGTCAAATGTTCGCAGGCGCTGGTCGAAGAAATCAAACGGCTCGGCGGCAAGCCCCAATTCCACCGCACGGGTCACTCGCACATCAAGGCGACGCTGCGCAGGACCAACGCGCCGTTTGCAGGGGAAATGTCGGGCCACCTGTTCTTCAACGATGAGTTCTACGGATTTGACGATGCGCTGTATGCCGCGGGGCGGCTTTTGCGGATTCTGTCCCGGGACACGAAGCCACTCTCCGCTATGTTTGCAGACGTACCGCAGTACCATGCGACACCGGAGACGCGCGTAACCTGTGAGGAATCGCAAAAGTCGTTGGTCATCGAGCGGGTGAAAGAGCACTTCGCAAAGCAGTACCCGATTGTGGACGTGGACGGAGCGCGCATCCAGTTCCCGTCCGGGTGGGCGTTGGTGCGCAGTTCGAACACGCAACCCATTCTCGTGTTGCGGGCTGAAGCGGACAGCGCCGAGAGCCTGGAGAAGATTAAGCGCGAAGTAGAAGAAGTCGTGCGGGCCAGCGGCATCACCTCCACCATCCCGTGGTGATGCCGCGGCATTTGCAGTGGACAACCTTGGATCGGGCGAGATGGTAGGTGAATCCGATGAACAAATGGGAACCTGTCAAATTCACCCCCATCGCCGTGCCGCGGATCTGGGGTGGACACACGCTGAAATCTTGGTTCGGCACCGACACCGACCAACCGATTGGCGAATACTGGGTGGTTTCCAGCCATCCGCATGGCACGAGCGTCGTTGAACAGGGGGCGTTCCAAGGGAAGACGTTGAACGACTTGGTGCGGGAATACCCGGAAGCATACCTCGGCGACAGCCCGCAACCGCGGTTCCCGCTCCTGATTAAATTTATCGAGGCAGCGCAAGATCTTTCCGTCCAGGTACACCCGGACGACGAGTACGCGCGCAGGACGGAGTCGGATTTCGGAAAGACAGAAGCATGGTACGTGCTGGATTGCCCGGACGATGGGCGCGTCATCTACGGTCATCGATTCAAGTCGCGCCGGGACTATATGCAGGCTGTCGAGGAGAAGCGCGTAAAACCATATCTTGAGTACGTGCCGATCGCGCCGGGGCGGCTGGTGTTCGTTCCGTCGCGGACGCTGCACGCGCTGTTGGCCGGTACGGTGGTGCTCGAGATCCAGCAAACCTCCGACGTGACGTACCGGGTCTACGATTGGGATCGCGTGGACGAACATGGACGGAGTCGTGAGTTGCACGTAGAGAAAGCAGCCGACGTCCTGCAGTACGGTCCTCAGCCTGACCCCTTCCCGGCGGTGCAGGAAATTCCCGCGGCAGCCGGCCTGCGAGGGTCCC
Proteins encoded in this region:
- a CDS encoding COX15/CtaA family protein; the encoded protein is MIKSGEKPTNLFPLALVTLVGLFLVNILGFIDTQTGSELGCGRDWPFCKGGIIPAEWDFHTAIEFIHRLIVVIDLVLLVFLTVATWKRYRTRKEIRVLMGICFAGFVGEAALGAMTVLFDNPPSVLALHMGLSLVSFSALYLWTAILRQIETGKGQMLVTRETDRVKQLGKWAWGTFISCFLVIYFGSYVSFTGSGVYFQGWPFPTESYSQVHEALFIDWTHRLMAFALLLLILRMNLLAYRIRLERKDLWTGSIHALLLAVLQILSGALLIFTKLHLVAFLLHVSIVTLLVCSLSLLGFKTLLSTRGLTLTRQNG
- the hemQ gene encoding hydrogen peroxide-dependent heme synthase yields the protein MSQAVSTYEGWFVYHDFRKIDWNKWKSIHPSKREQMMQELLDTIREWSSVENNRKGSFGQYAVLGHKADLLFVHLRPTIDELNEVKLQFDKLDFADVTSTPYSFTSVVELSSYTIPPGTDPFSDPAFRERLEPILPKTQYVCFYPMNKRRLGDDNWYMLSVEERRKMMKSHGMIGRSYAGRVRQIITGAIGFDDWEWGVSLFSDDPLTFKKLVTEMRFDEVSARFGEFGPFYVGCRLTSDGLNALLSDNIK
- a CDS encoding arginase family protein gives rise to the protein MIMGLLHHDVTLLNFGDAYPWQRELSGFADEWIELTDITEAHLFCSHEALTEIGHRLSGRTSRGITYIGSGNYHYVTYLLLSKINRPFSLVLFDNHTDAKLTDGMSGLLSCGSWVAEAAARFPHLRQVLIVGVCAEQNHSPSESLGKTVLWPSVGEPQKLLSVIPTEDVYISIDKDVLDRSFAVTNWDHGNMHLRELLAALQTLVRQKNVLGIDVCGELPVPPAEVWRYTDQLRLNEQANLAILQSVLCA
- a CDS encoding aldo/keto reductase family protein, whose translation is MKYRRLGNSGLKVSEISLGSWLTYGGYVGKEQAISIIDKAYELGINFFDTANIYMNGEAEKIVGEALRKYPRESYVLATKVWGPMGERPNDRGLSRKHIMEQCEASLKRLGLDYIDVYYCHAFDYDTPMEETLRAMDDLVRQGKVLYIGISNWTAAQIAEAVSIVDQYLLHRIVVNQPLYNMFAREIEEEIIPLCERNGIGQVVYSPLAQGVLAGKYKAVTDAPAGSRATDKHGTETVKSWLKEENLRKVERLRPIAKELGLSLAQLALAWTLRQPNVSSAIIGASRPEQVEDNIKASGVVIPDEALAKIDEILQAS
- a CDS encoding nucleotidyltransferase family protein, which codes for MKALLLAGGLGTRLRPLTEHLPKPMAPVVNRPWLEHLILHLKSQGISEFVIAVKHNADVIRRYFEDGSKFGVRIEYSQEPELLGTAGAIKHAEQLLTDRFIVVNADIINHVELVPLLEFHQTNGALVTIGLTEVDDPSHYGVVLQTMSGRIVRFVEKPPRHAAPSNRINAGIYVMEKEALKWIPAGREVSIERETFPTLIRKGFPVYGWLVRGYWLDMGTLDRYLALHRDVLDGKCALQLSYPEQKEGIWTGADVDISDDVTLVPPVVIGNGVKIGHGCVVGPYAVLGDKVTVESGSACSHSVALPGARLESNRTIRNAIFGQDFFVEVQPPVYAVNKKVVQR
- a CDS encoding glycosyltransferase family 4 protein, yielding MSHVAYVSTYVPKRCGLATYTDHLRQYVRNAEKGCESDTVISIVNQSDDLQAYDPSLWFLRRDVREDYRKLAQRVNDSPVTVISLQHEFGIFGGDAGEYVLDFVRELRKPLVTTFHTVLESPQEPHRSVQEEIARHSDRIVVMNRRAIDLLVNQYQLPKSKLMYIPHGTPVSSPDRREPMRKQLGWTDKRVVMTFGLLSRNKGIELILKALPEVVRRIPNVLYAIVGQTHPEVKKHEGEAYREQLNEMIRELNLEQHVVMIDRYLSEDELVDHIMACDLYVTPYPGMQQITSGTLAYAVGLGRPVLSTPYVYAQDLLGEFEDLLIPYGDVDAWAQAIGRLLSDSATLQQWERRIQQIGREMSWPRVGESHARLFGELSQTHRKFESEGNVVGSVSR
- a CDS encoding glycosyl transferase, with the translated sequence MGPFPVKLTHLRRLTDDTGMIEHCIGKIPRRKEGYSTDDNARALWACVEWGRYAHRTWNNEAGEQLSDLADTYLAFLAWVQKDDGHFHNNVAYDRQWEPEQPSDDCLGRVLWATATAAVWDLNRDRARVAQRLCRNGFRAIGSIQFPRGMAHVLSAASLLVREAEANPELEQPFRDWVLHELPTVAQQLGERLLHQYRSHAKPGWRWFEDTMTYSNGVFPWALFHWHETFPSSEAKQTAKDSLDFLIEKMTGSHGVIRPIGNRGWCTPQSTSQWDQQPVEVMKLAMACQQAYKVTGEKGYLTVLDKCRAWFHGKNDLGVPMADASDGSSCDGLTENGPNRNRGAESTLAYLITEAIFHQTMEGDDDECADE
- a CDS encoding phosphomannomutase/phosphoglucomutase is translated as MSVLTNKDNAIVSHVFREYDIRGIVGEEIHESFAYWLGRAFARRVRAEGQRTVVVGRDNRQSSPALARAVAAGLGDEQCEVLDIGEVTSPIFYFSLEHLNVPSGIMVTASHNPPNENGFKVAQNKTTLFGESVKSLYKEMVAVAEETGAKPVIRQDVPTKAVDIRTPYLDMLQQKIQLGDRKLKVVVDCGNGTASSFAPEALRLWGCEVVPLYCTSDPTFPNHHPDPVDPKNLTDLIRMVKETGADLGIAFDGDGDRLGVVDETGRIRWGDQLMILYWREILPKYPGCDAFVEVKCSQALVEEIKRLGGKPQFHRTGHSHIKATLRRTNAPFAGEMSGHLFFNDEFYGFDDALYAAGRLLRILSRDTKPLSAMFADVPQYHATPETRVTCEESQKSLVIERVKEHFAKQYPIVDVDGARIQFPSGWALVRSSNTQPILVLRAEADSAESLEKIKREVEEVVRASGITSTIPW
- a CDS encoding type I phosphomannose isomerase catalytic subunit translates to MNKWEPVKFTPIAVPRIWGGHTLKSWFGTDTDQPIGEYWVVSSHPHGTSVVEQGAFQGKTLNDLVREYPEAYLGDSPQPRFPLLIKFIEAAQDLSVQVHPDDEYARRTESDFGKTEAWYVLDCPDDGRVIYGHRFKSRRDYMQAVEEKRVKPYLEYVPIAPGRLVFVPSRTLHALLAGTVVLEIQQTSDVTYRVYDWDRVDEHGRSRELHVEKAADVLQYGPQPDPFPAVQEIPAAAGLRGSRLAACPYFTIDRWNLLSGRHSFMHGRKGNPDIVIVTDGQGTLLWPGGDMPLRRGDAVIVPATLSGYEVSCAGGMELIRVFY